A DNA window from Canis lupus familiaris isolate Mischka breed German Shepherd chromosome 10, alternate assembly UU_Cfam_GSD_1.0, whole genome shotgun sequence contains the following coding sequences:
- the RPL3 gene encoding 60S ribosomal protein L3, translating into MSHRKFSAPRHGSLGFLPRKRSSRHRGKVKSFPKDDSSKPVHLTAFLGYKAGMTHIVREVDRPGSKVNKKEVVEAVTIVETPPMVVVGIVGYVETPRGLRTFKTIFAEHISDECKRRFYKNWHKSKKKAFTKYCKKWQDDDGKKQLEKDFNSMKKYCQVIRVIAHTQMRLLPLRQKKAHLMEIQVNGGTVAEKLDWARERLEQQVPVNQVFGQDEMIDVIGVTKGKGYKGVTSRWHTKKLPRKTHRGLRKVACIGAWHPARVAFSVARAGQKGYHHRTEINKKIYKIGQGYLIKDGKLIKNNASTDYDLSDKSINPLGGFVHYGEVTNDFVMLKGCVVGTKKRVLTLRKSLLVQTKRRALEKIDLKFIDTTSKFGHGRFQTVEEKKAFMGPLKKDRIAKEEGA; encoded by the exons ATG TCCCACAGGAAGTTCTCCGCTCCCAGGCATGGGTCCCTGGGCTTCTTGCCTCGGAAACGCAGCAGCCGCCACCGTGGGAAGGTGAAGAGCTTCCCCAAGGATGACTCTTCCAAGCCTGTCCACCTCACAGCCTTCCTGGGCTACAAGGCCGGCATGACTCACATCGTGCGGGAGGTGGACCGGCCAGGATCCA AGGTGAACAAGAAGGAAGTGGTGGAGGCTGTGACCATTGTGGAGACCCCACCCATGGTGGTTGTGGGCATCGTTGGCTATGTGGAAACCCCTCGAGGCCTCCGTACCTTTAAGACCATCTTTGCTGAGCACATCAGTGACGAATGCAAAAGGCGCTTCTATAAGAACTG GCATAAGTCTAAGAAGAAGGCCTTCACCAAATATTGCAAGAAGTGGCAGGATGACGATGGCAAGAAGCAGCTGGAGAAGGACTTCAACAGCATGAAGAAGTATTGCCAGGTGATCCGTGTCATCGCCCACACCCAG ATGCGCCTGCTTCCTCTGCGCCAGAAGAAGGCCCACCTCATGGAGATCCAGGTGAACGGAGGCACAGTGGCCGAGAAGCTCGACTGGGCCCGTGAGAGGCTGGAACAGCAGGTGCCTGTGAACCAGGTGTTTGGGCAAGATGAGATGATTGATGTCATCGGTGTCACCAAGGGCAAAGGCTACAAAG GGGTCACCAGCCGCTGGCACACCAAGAAGCTACCCCGCAAAACCCACCGGGGCCTGCGCAAGGTTGCCTGTATTGGAGCCTGGCATCCTGCCCGAGTGGCCTTCTCTGTGGCTCGGGCTGGGCAGAAAGGCTACCATCACCGCACTGAGATCAACAAGAAG ATATACAAGATTGGCCAGGGCTATCTCATCAAGGATGGCAAGCTGATCAAGAACAACGCTTCCACTGATTACGATTTGTCTGACAAGAGCATCAACCCCCTG GGTGGCTTTGTCCACTACGGTGAAGTGACCAATGACTTTGTGATGCTGAAAGGCTGTGTGGTGGGCACCAAGAAGCGAGTGCTGACTCTGCGCAAG TCCTTGCTGGTGCAGACCAAACGGCGTGCCCTAGAGAAGATTGACCTGAAATTCATTGACACCACCTCCAAGTTTGGCCATGGCCGATTCCAGACTGTGGAGGAGAAGAAAGCATTCATG GGACCACTTAAGAAAGATCGAattgcaaaggaagaaggagcttAA